From a region of the Dyella jiangningensis genome:
- a CDS encoding M23 family metallopeptidase produces the protein MQIILVSRTKKVPKTFNLADRRLRWRLLGIAAVAVLGCAGLGGALAMAVASPHDRALTEIRQLRQQVQQQNQQLVGVRKDAQRDIDALAVKLGQLQAQSTRLNALGERLTQVGKLDDGEFNFDEQPAVGGVEDSADGGYALPQTLDTSINQLANQFDSQQAQLSALQSLLLDAKIESNLKPTGMPVDGYISSYFGGRPDPFSGHSAYHTGLDISTPKGTAVHAVAEGMVTFAGERSGYGEVIEIDHGNGYMTRYAHNSKLDVAPGQRVHVGDVVSEAGSTGRSTGSHVHFEVWYKGRVVNPLAFVKNHR, from the coding sequence ATGCAAATCATACTTGTGTCCCGCACCAAAAAGGTGCCCAAAACCTTCAACCTCGCCGACCGGCGCCTGCGATGGCGACTGTTGGGCATAGCGGCAGTGGCGGTACTGGGATGTGCGGGACTGGGCGGCGCCCTTGCGATGGCGGTGGCCAGTCCGCATGACCGCGCCCTCACCGAGATCCGCCAGCTGCGCCAGCAGGTGCAGCAGCAGAACCAGCAACTGGTCGGCGTACGCAAGGATGCCCAGCGCGATATCGACGCGCTTGCCGTGAAGCTGGGCCAGCTTCAGGCGCAATCGACCCGTCTCAATGCCCTCGGCGAGCGCCTTACCCAGGTCGGCAAGCTCGACGACGGCGAATTCAATTTCGACGAGCAGCCCGCCGTCGGCGGTGTGGAAGATTCGGCGGATGGCGGCTACGCCCTGCCGCAGACGCTCGATACCAGCATCAACCAGCTCGCCAACCAGTTCGACAGCCAGCAGGCGCAGCTCTCAGCGCTGCAAAGCCTGTTGCTCGACGCCAAGATCGAATCCAACCTCAAGCCCACCGGCATGCCGGTCGACGGCTACATTTCCTCCTATTTCGGCGGTCGTCCGGACCCGTTCAGCGGCCACAGCGCTTACCACACGGGCCTCGATATCTCGACGCCGAAGGGCACCGCCGTGCATGCGGTCGCCGAAGGCATGGTGACCTTCGCGGGCGAGCGCTCCGGCTACGGCGAAGTGATCGAAATCGATCACGGCAACGGCTACATGACCCGCTACGCCCACAACAGCAAGCTGGACGTCGCGCCGGGCCAGCGCGTGCATGTGGGTGACGTCGTCTCCGAGGCCGGCTCGACCGGTCGCTCCACCGGGTCTCACGTGCACTTTGAGGTCTGGTACAAGGGCCGCGTGGTCAATCCGCTGGCCTTCGTGAAGAACCATCGCTGA
- a CDS encoding DUF721 domain-containing protein, whose amino-acid sequence MQRDAPPPSRRKGSGLTPITAFGPIASLARKARELDALDRALRQTLPSPLREQVRFANLQDGRLVFLAPSPALAARVRLLQTQILSTARAIGTYASSVTVKVAPPPPTDIVPDRSKPLSPAAASHLRAAAASTTDPELRELFLELASVAEVSDSQPDEAAD is encoded by the coding sequence ATGCAGCGCGACGCTCCACCACCCTCCCGCCGCAAGGGTTCCGGGCTGACGCCCATCACCGCCTTCGGCCCCATTGCCTCACTGGCCCGCAAAGCCCGTGAGCTGGATGCTTTGGATCGCGCACTGCGCCAGACGTTACCGTCACCACTCCGCGAGCAGGTTCGCTTCGCCAACCTGCAAGACGGCCGCCTCGTTTTTCTGGCTCCTTCGCCGGCTCTGGCCGCCAGGGTGCGTCTTCTCCAGACGCAAATCCTCTCGACCGCACGCGCCATCGGCACGTACGCCAGTTCAGTTACCGTGAAAGTGGCCCCCCCTCCACCGACAGACATCGTGCCGGATCGGTCAAAACCGCTTTCGCCGGCCGCTGCCTCTCACCTGAGAGCCGCTGCGGCCTCAACAACAGACCCCGAATTGCGGGAACTGTTCCTTGAGCTGGCGTCCGTCGCCGAAGTTTCTGATTCCCAACCCGACGAAGCAGCGGACTGA
- the lpxC gene encoding UDP-3-O-acyl-N-acetylglucosamine deacetylase has product MIKQRTLKNIIRATGVGLHTGDKVYMTLRPAAPNTGIVFRRTDLNPPVEIAARPDNVGDTRLSTTLVNGDVRVSTVEHLLSAMAGLGIDNAYVDLSAPEVPIMDGSAGPFVFLLQSAGIEEQNVAKRFIRIKKPIKVQEGDKWASFEPFEGFKVGFSIEFNHPIISKRTSKAEIDFSTTSFVKEVSRARTFGFMRDIEMLREHNLALGGSMDNAVVLDDYRVLNEDGLRYEDEFVKHKILDAIGDLYLLGHSLVGAYYAHKSGHELNNKLLRTLMADVSAWEEVSFADDPATAPISYAHPAQAI; this is encoded by the coding sequence ATGATCAAGCAGCGTACGCTCAAGAACATCATTCGCGCCACAGGCGTCGGTCTGCATACCGGCGACAAGGTGTACATGACGCTTCGTCCCGCTGCCCCGAATACGGGCATCGTGTTTCGTCGTACCGATCTGAATCCGCCGGTGGAAATCGCCGCTCGTCCCGACAACGTCGGTGACACGCGCCTGTCCACCACGCTCGTCAATGGCGATGTGCGCGTCTCCACGGTGGAGCACCTGCTCTCCGCGATGGCGGGCCTCGGCATCGACAATGCCTATGTCGATCTTTCCGCTCCCGAAGTGCCGATCATGGACGGCAGCGCGGGTCCGTTCGTGTTCCTGCTGCAGTCCGCAGGCATCGAGGAACAGAACGTCGCCAAGCGCTTCATCCGCATCAAGAAGCCGATCAAGGTGCAGGAAGGCGACAAGTGGGCCAGCTTCGAGCCGTTCGAAGGCTTCAAGGTTGGCTTCTCGATCGAGTTCAACCACCCGATCATCAGCAAGCGCACCTCGAAGGCGGAGATCGATTTCTCCACCACCTCGTTCGTGAAGGAAGTGAGTCGCGCTCGCACCTTCGGCTTCATGCGCGATATCGAGATGCTGCGCGAACACAACCTCGCGCTCGGCGGTTCGATGGACAATGCCGTGGTGCTGGATGACTACCGCGTGCTCAACGAAGACGGCCTCCGCTACGAGGACGAATTCGTGAAGCACAAGATCCTCGACGCGATCGGCGACCTGTACCTGCTGGGCCACAGCCTGGTCGGCGCGTACTACGCGCACAAGTCGGGCCACGAGCTCAACAACAAGCTGCTGCGCACCCTGATGGCCGACGTTTCGGCCTGGGAAGAAGTCAGCTTCGCCGACGACCCAGCCACCGCACCGATCTCCTACGCGCATCCCGCCCAGGCGATCTGA
- the ftsZ gene encoding cell division protein FtsZ, whose amino-acid sequence MFELIEKLAPNAVIKVIGVGGGGGNAVAHMLNANIEGVDFVVANTDAQAMKSCGSRTHLQLGANVTKGLGAGANPEVGRQAALEDRERIEEVLEGADMVFITCGMGGGTGTGAAPVVAQLAKEKGILTVAVVTKPFPFEGRRRMQVAAKGIEDLSQHVDSLITVPNEKLLSVLGREVTLLNAFKAANDVLQGAVQGIADLITAPGLINVDFADVRTVMSEMGMAMMGSGTARGDDRAQAAAEAAINNPLLEDVNLNGACGILVNVTAGPNLTMREFDEIGRIIHDFASEDATVVMGTSLDPEMQDDVRVTVVATGLNRAAARQPMRPVATQQVEMRQRPRPVVLRTGTGNEVVDYAQPEVTTTTRVEASASAKSADPSFDYLDIPAFLRRQAD is encoded by the coding sequence ATGTTTGAACTGATCGAAAAACTCGCACCCAATGCAGTCATCAAGGTCATCGGCGTGGGTGGTGGCGGCGGCAACGCCGTGGCCCACATGCTCAATGCAAACATCGAAGGCGTCGACTTCGTCGTCGCCAACACCGACGCGCAGGCCATGAAAAGCTGCGGATCGCGTACGCACCTGCAGCTGGGTGCCAACGTGACCAAGGGCCTGGGCGCCGGCGCCAACCCCGAAGTGGGCCGTCAGGCTGCACTGGAAGATCGTGAGCGCATCGAGGAAGTGCTCGAGGGCGCGGACATGGTGTTCATCACCTGCGGCATGGGCGGCGGCACCGGTACGGGCGCAGCCCCGGTCGTGGCCCAGCTCGCCAAGGAAAAGGGCATCCTCACGGTGGCCGTGGTCACCAAGCCGTTCCCGTTCGAAGGCCGTCGTCGCATGCAGGTCGCGGCCAAGGGCATCGAAGACCTCTCGCAGCACGTCGATTCGCTGATCACCGTGCCCAACGAGAAGCTGCTGTCGGTGCTGGGTCGTGAAGTGACGCTTCTCAATGCGTTCAAGGCCGCCAACGACGTGCTGCAGGGGGCCGTGCAGGGCATCGCCGACCTCATCACCGCGCCGGGCCTGATCAACGTCGACTTTGCCGACGTGCGCACCGTGATGTCCGAGATGGGCATGGCGATGATGGGTTCGGGCACCGCCCGCGGCGACGACCGCGCGCAGGCCGCCGCCGAGGCCGCCATCAACAATCCGCTGCTGGAAGACGTCAACCTCAATGGCGCCTGCGGCATCCTGGTGAACGTCACCGCCGGTCCGAACCTGACCATGCGCGAATTTGACGAGATCGGTCGCATCATTCATGACTTCGCCAGTGAAGATGCCACCGTGGTCATGGGCACCTCGCTCGACCCCGAAATGCAGGATGACGTCCGCGTCACCGTCGTGGCCACGGGTCTCAACCGCGCCGCGGCCCGCCAGCCGATGCGTCCGGTGGCCACCCAGCAGGTCGAAATGCGCCAGCGTCCGCGTCCGGTCGTGCTGCGTACCGGCACCGGCAACGAAGTGGTGGATTACGCTCAGCCGGAGGTCACCACGACCACCCGCGTCGAGGCCAGCGCCTCGGCCAAGAGCGCCGATCCGAGCTTCGACTACCTGGATATTCCGGCCTTCCTGCGCCGCCAGGCCGACTGA
- the ftsA gene encoding cell division protein FtsA, translating to MKPKNDKQLVVGLDIGTSKVVAIVGEYEPGEPIEVIGIGTHVSRGMKRGSVVDIESTVHSIQRAVEEAELMAGCDIRSVYASISGSHLETKNSHGTAAIRDREVTPGDLDQVLEAASAVAIPADRKVLYKESQEYRIDGQDGIRSPVGMSGVRLEASVHLVTGAAAAVQNISKCIQRCGLTVDELVPSAVASAKSVLTDDERELGVCLVDIGAGTTDIAIYTQGAIRYTKSLPVGGDQVTNDIAYGVHTPTAHAEEIKIKYACALAQLAHAEETIQVPSVGDRPPRRLARQSLAQSVQARYEEIFEMVQDELRRSGYESLVAAGVVLTGGASRMEGALELAEEIFHKMVRIGVPQHISGLGEVISNPLHSTGVGLLLHGARNGGMRMSGPSGGSVGGLVDKLRGWITKNF from the coding sequence ATGAAACCCAAGAACGACAAGCAACTGGTCGTCGGCCTCGACATCGGCACCTCGAAAGTGGTGGCGATCGTCGGCGAGTACGAGCCTGGCGAGCCGATCGAAGTGATCGGCATCGGCACCCACGTCTCGCGCGGCATGAAGCGCGGCTCGGTGGTGGACATCGAATCGACCGTGCACTCGATCCAGCGCGCGGTGGAAGAGGCCGAGCTGATGGCCGGCTGCGATATCCGCTCGGTTTACGCCTCGATCTCCGGCAGCCACCTGGAAACCAAGAACTCCCACGGCACCGCCGCGATCCGCGATCGCGAAGTGACGCCGGGCGATCTCGACCAGGTGCTGGAGGCCGCCAGCGCGGTGGCGATCCCGGCCGACCGCAAGGTGCTCTACAAGGAGTCGCAGGAATACCGCATCGACGGCCAGGACGGCATCCGCTCCCCGGTGGGCATGAGCGGCGTGCGCCTGGAGGCGAGCGTGCACCTGGTCACCGGCGCCGCCGCGGCCGTGCAGAACATCTCCAAGTGCATCCAGCGCTGCGGCCTCACCGTGGACGAACTGGTGCCGTCGGCGGTGGCCAGCGCCAAGTCGGTGCTGACCGATGATGAGCGCGAGCTGGGCGTGTGCCTGGTCGACATCGGCGCCGGCACCACCGACATCGCCATCTACACGCAGGGCGCGATCCGCTACACCAAGTCGCTGCCGGTCGGTGGTGACCAGGTCACCAACGACATCGCCTATGGCGTGCATACGCCGACCGCGCATGCCGAGGAGATCAAGATCAAGTACGCCTGCGCGCTCGCGCAGCTGGCGCATGCCGAAGAAACCATCCAGGTGCCCAGCGTGGGCGACCGCCCGCCGCGTCGCCTGGCCCGCCAGTCGCTGGCGCAGTCGGTGCAGGCGCGCTACGAGGAAATCTTCGAGATGGTGCAGGACGAGCTGCGACGCTCCGGCTACGAGAGCCTGGTGGCGGCCGGCGTCGTACTCACGGGTGGTGCCTCGCGCATGGAAGGTGCGCTGGAGCTGGCCGAGGAGATCTTCCACAAGATGGTGCGCATCGGCGTGCCGCAGCACATCAGCGGCCTCGGCGAGGTCATTTCCAACCCGCTGCATTCCACCGGCGTGGGCCTGCTTCTGCATGGCGCGCGCAACGGCGGCATGCGCATGAGCGGGCCCTCGGGCGGCAGCGTGGGCGGTCTGGTCGACAAGCTGCGCGGCTGGATCACCAAGAACTTTTGA
- a CDS encoding cell division protein FtsQ/DivIB: MRGIIRLVAWVLAIALVALPIVGVLRGWFAANRWPVTQLTVQAEFKHVTEDELRTVVMPRLGKGFFALDLDGVQKAVAALPWVESVEARKRWPDTLILRIYERQPFARWNEKRLISRQGLVFDVPDVSANGDLPDLRGPDARLAEVVSFYAETQKAFANTKLKITGVSLTERGSWSLTTSSGAQIVVGDRDQAGRRLRRFLDVYPQLMAGHADGFAYADLRYTNGFAVRWPPQASTVNAGGSPRT, from the coding sequence GTGAGGGGAATCATCCGCCTCGTTGCCTGGGTACTGGCCATCGCGCTCGTAGCGCTGCCGATCGTCGGCGTGCTGCGCGGATGGTTTGCGGCCAATCGTTGGCCGGTGACCCAGCTGACGGTGCAGGCCGAGTTCAAGCATGTGACCGAGGACGAACTCCGTACGGTCGTCATGCCGCGCCTCGGCAAGGGGTTCTTCGCGCTCGACCTGGACGGCGTGCAGAAGGCTGTTGCTGCGTTGCCATGGGTGGAATCGGTGGAAGCGCGCAAGCGCTGGCCCGACACGCTGATCCTGCGCATCTACGAGCGCCAGCCGTTCGCGCGCTGGAACGAGAAGCGCCTGATCAGTCGGCAGGGCCTGGTGTTCGACGTGCCTGACGTGTCCGCCAACGGGGATCTGCCGGACCTGCGTGGACCCGATGCCCGTCTCGCGGAAGTGGTGAGCTTCTATGCGGAAACGCAGAAGGCCTTCGCCAACACCAAACTGAAAATCACCGGCGTCTCGCTCACCGAGCGCGGCAGCTGGAGCCTCACCACGAGCAGCGGCGCACAGATCGTCGTCGGCGATCGCGACCAGGCCGGTCGTCGCCTGCGCCGCTTCCTCGATGTCTACCCACAACTCATGGCGGGCCATGCCGATGGCTTCGCCTATGCCGATCTTCGTTACACCAATGGATTTGCCGTTCGATGGCCGCCGCAGGCGAGCACCGTGAACGCTGGAGGCTCACCCCGCACATGA
- a CDS encoding D-alanine--D-alanine ligase, whose product MSKTITDPAQFGRVAVVMGGSSAEREVSLDSGRNVLAALQARGVDAHAIDGIPALLDAVRAGHFARVFNILHGGGGENGELQGALQSLRIPFTGSGVLGSALSLDKIRAKLVWQAMGLPTPKFKALPRGADVHAAALEIGFPLIVKPAWEGSSVGVSRVFKEEDLDDAVALAQRYPGDMLMETLIEGGEYTVGVLDRQVLATINIVPKGEYYDYNAKYIAEDTQYICPGLHGDAEREMQELALRAFDALACSGWGRVDVMRDKQGRNWLLEVNTAPGMTSHSLVPKAAAVAGIDYQTLCWRVLETSFREDV is encoded by the coding sequence ATGAGCAAGACGATCACCGATCCCGCACAGTTTGGCCGCGTCGCCGTCGTCATGGGCGGCAGCTCGGCCGAGCGCGAGGTCTCGCTCGATTCCGGACGCAACGTGCTTGCTGCGTTGCAGGCGCGCGGCGTGGACGCGCATGCGATCGACGGCATCCCGGCGCTGCTGGACGCCGTGCGCGCCGGCCACTTCGCCCGCGTGTTCAACATCCTGCACGGTGGTGGCGGCGAGAACGGCGAGCTGCAGGGTGCGCTGCAGTCGCTGCGCATTCCGTTCACCGGCTCCGGCGTGCTGGGTTCCGCGCTGTCGCTCGACAAGATCCGCGCCAAGCTGGTGTGGCAGGCGATGGGTCTTCCCACGCCGAAGTTCAAGGCGCTGCCGCGCGGCGCCGACGTGCACGCGGCCGCGCTCGAAATCGGTTTCCCGCTGATCGTGAAGCCGGCATGGGAAGGTTCCAGCGTGGGCGTCAGCCGCGTGTTCAAGGAAGAAGACCTCGATGACGCCGTGGCGCTGGCGCAGCGCTATCCCGGCGACATGCTGATGGAGACGCTGATCGAAGGTGGCGAATACACCGTCGGCGTGCTCGATCGCCAGGTGCTCGCCACCATCAACATCGTGCCCAAAGGCGAGTACTACGACTACAACGCCAAGTACATCGCCGAGGACACCCAGTACATCTGCCCGGGCCTGCACGGCGACGCCGAGCGCGAGATGCAGGAACTGGCGTTGCGCGCGTTCGACGCGCTGGCCTGCTCGGGCTGGGGCCGTGTCGACGTGATGCGCGACAAGCAGGGTCGCAACTGGCTGCTGGAAGTGAACACCGCGCCGGGCATGACCTCGCATTCGCTGGTGCCCAAGGCCGCCGCCGTCGCCGGCATCGACTACCAGACGCTGTGCTGGCGCGTGCTTGAAACGAGCTTCCGGGAGGACGTGTGA
- the murC gene encoding UDP-N-acetylmuramate--L-alanine ligase has product MTPRRLLAHEDLMTTFRRVHFIGIGGVGMSGIAEVLHNLGYAVSGSDRANSLTAQRLSALGIDVHVGHAAENIGDADVVVTSSAINADNPELQAARAARIPVVPRAEMLGELMRFRRGVAIAGTHGKTTTTSLAASVLAEANYDPTFVIGGQLNAAGANARLGTGQYIVAEADESDGSFLMLSPVVAVVTNIDADHLENYHGDFALVKKAFADFLHRLPFYGLAVLCVDDPEVAALAKSTPRRVMTYGIDTQDADVRASNLSQHGFEMHFDLWLPGRNEALHVKLNLPGRHNVLNALAAATIGWQLGVEAEAIARALQNFQGVGRRFHRRGEIALDKGTALLVDDYGHHPRELAAVFAAARGGWPDRRLVVGFQPHRYSRTRDLLDDFANVLAEADVLVLTDVYPAGEAPIAGADGRALARAVRARGKVDPVLVDHPRELKDTLPALLRDGDLLLLLGAGDIGAAAVEMANAGQLKTSKA; this is encoded by the coding sequence ATGACGCCGCGTCGCTTGCTCGCGCACGAAGACCTGATGACCACCTTCCGTCGCGTGCATTTCATCGGCATCGGTGGCGTGGGCATGAGCGGCATCGCCGAAGTGCTGCACAACCTGGGCTATGCCGTCTCCGGTTCCGATCGCGCCAATTCGCTGACCGCGCAGCGCCTTTCCGCGCTGGGCATTGACGTGCATGTCGGACATGCCGCCGAGAACATTGGTGATGCCGATGTCGTGGTGACCTCCAGCGCCATCAACGCCGACAACCCCGAATTGCAGGCTGCCCGCGCCGCGCGCATCCCGGTGGTGCCGCGCGCCGAGATGCTGGGCGAGCTGATGCGCTTCCGCCGCGGCGTCGCCATCGCCGGCACGCACGGCAAGACCACCACCACCAGCCTCGCGGCGAGCGTGCTGGCCGAAGCGAACTACGACCCGACCTTCGTGATCGGCGGCCAGCTCAACGCCGCCGGCGCGAATGCACGGCTGGGCACGGGCCAGTACATCGTGGCGGAGGCTGACGAGTCGGACGGTTCGTTCCTGATGCTGTCGCCGGTGGTCGCGGTGGTCACCAACATCGACGCCGACCACCTGGAGAACTACCACGGTGACTTCGCGCTGGTGAAGAAGGCCTTCGCCGACTTCCTGCATCGCCTGCCGTTCTACGGCCTCGCCGTGCTGTGCGTGGACGATCCGGAAGTGGCCGCGCTGGCCAAGTCGACGCCGCGTCGCGTGATGACCTACGGCATCGACACCCAGGATGCCGACGTGCGTGCGAGCAACCTCTCGCAGCACGGCTTCGAGATGCATTTCGACCTTTGGCTCCCGGGCCGCAACGAGGCATTGCACGTCAAGCTCAACCTGCCGGGACGCCACAACGTGCTCAATGCGCTGGCCGCCGCCACTATCGGCTGGCAGCTGGGCGTGGAAGCCGAGGCGATTGCGCGCGCGCTGCAGAACTTCCAGGGCGTGGGTCGCCGCTTCCATCGCCGTGGCGAGATCGCGCTGGACAAGGGCACGGCCCTGCTGGTCGACGACTACGGCCATCACCCGCGCGAGCTCGCGGCTGTGTTCGCCGCGGCACGCGGCGGCTGGCCGGATCGCCGCCTCGTGGTCGGTTTCCAGCCGCATCGCTACAGCCGCACGCGCGACCTGCTGGACGACTTCGCCAACGTGCTGGCCGAGGCCGACGTGCTGGTGCTGACGGACGTCTATCCGGCCGGTGAAGCGCCGATCGCCGGTGCTGACGGTCGCGCCCTGGCGCGCGCGGTGCGTGCGCGCGGCAAGGTCGATCCGGTGCTGGTCGATCATCCGCGCGAACTGAAGGACACGCTGCCCGCGCTGCTGCGCGACGGCGATCTGTTGCTGCTGCTCGGCGCCGGCGATATCGGCGCGGCGGCGGTGGAAATGGCGAATGCCGGTCAACTGAAGACGAGCAAAGCATGA